A section of the Primulina eburnea isolate SZY01 chromosome 1, ASM2296580v1, whole genome shotgun sequence genome encodes:
- the LOC140814233 gene encoding protein MIZU-KUSSEI 1-like — MPQNCSSPFHKMANHSLLSHLQRTNTNKKSTKSSSTGSGGGLFRMFKLLPMLTTGCKMVTLLGNRHRKPFLTDKATTGTLFGYRKGRLNLAIQEDPHKMPIFVIELPVSTSAFHKEMATDILRITLESDTKTHKKKLMEEFVWAVYCNGRKSGYSIRRKNMGDEEGHVMKLLKGVSMGAGVLPGLYSEKENIDGDLSYIRARFDRVVGSKDSESFYMINPDGGTAQELSIFFVRSHKKLM; from the coding sequence ATGCCACAAAATTGTTCAAGCCCGTTCCACAAAATGGCAAACCATTCCTTACTTTCCCACCTCCAAAGAACTAACACGAATAAGAAATCAACAAAATCCTCCTCCACCGGCAGCGGTGGCGGCCTTTTCCGCATGTTCAAACTCCTCCCCATGCTAACAACCGGCTGCAAGATGGTGACTCTACTTGGGAACCGCCACCGCAAACCATTCCTAACCGATAAAGCCACAACCGGGACACTATTCGGATACCGCAAAGGAAGACTCAACCTTGCCATACAAGAAGACCCTCATAAAATGCCAATCTTCGTGATAGAACTCCCCGTGTCAACCTCCGCATTCCACAAGGAAATGGCAACGGATATTCTACGTATCACCCTCGAAAGTGATACGAAAACCCACAAGAAGAAGCTCATGGAGGAGTTCGTGTGGGCCGTGTACTGTAATGGCAGGAAAAGTGGGTACTCTATAAGGAGGAAGAATATGGGTGATGAAGAAGGTCATGTCATGAAGCTTTTGAAGGGAGTTTCAATGGGGGCCGGAGTGTTGCCTGGTTTGTATTCTGAGAAGGAAAATATTGATGGAGATTTGAGTTATATCCGGGCAAGATTTGATAGGGTTGTTGGATCCAAGGATTCTGAATCGTTTTACATGATCAATCCGGATGGTGGAACAGCTCAAGAACTTAGTATTTTCTTTGTCAGATCCCATAAAAAGCTTATGTAA